The Leishmania mexicana MHOM/GT/2001/U1103 complete genome, chromosome 29 DNA window TGATGTGATCTATGAGAATGCGGAGATGCTGGTGGTGAGCAAGCCCCCAGGCATCCCCATGGACGGCGATGAAACCATATACGGCCTTACCGTAGAGTCCTTGGTGTGCAAGCACATGAAAGCCCGTGGCATCTTCGATGATACacatgcgcagctgcagaaggagaaaAAGCGAAAGAAGCAGCTGAAGTTTGTGCATCAACTTGACTTAGGTACGAGCGGGGTACTGTGCTTGGCCTTTACTAAAGACATGGCCGCGCGGCTTGCCCACTGCTTTGAGATGCGCACGATTCGGAAGTACTATGTTGCACTGCTGCATGGGCACTTGCCAGGCGatacagcagcggcggaggaTAGCGCCTCGAGTGACCAGCCAGGCTCTACTTTCACGTCAGATACAAAGGCGCGTCGATCGTCGTTTGCCTCGTGGGCGAATGCGTGCAACAAGGCATGGGAAGGGTTGGGGTCCGTCCGGGGTGTTTGCTCTGCCTCCTCGAGCGGAGGATCCTTTGCAAACTTGGCAGATGGGGGTGGAGTGGCAGTGTTCCGGTACCTTCTGCAACGGCCACAGACGACAGCAtgggaggcggtgggacCGGCAAATTCCAAGGACGCGGAGGATGTCGTGCCGGTGACTGTGGTGCATCGGTATCACTCTCGTCGAAGCGGTGCTCGATCACTGACCACTGCAGGACTGGAAAATCCCGCTCCCGTGCCGGCAGACGCCGTGGAGGACCTCATCTACCGTAAGCTGTCGAAGAGCACTGCAAAGCATTCGGTCGTCTGTGTTGATCTGCCGGTCGGCTACGATTTGACGGACTCCGAGCACTTCCGAATGGCTGTCACGGCAGTGCAAAGCCGTGACGCTACAACAAGCCTGTTGGTGCTGAAGCGCACCTACTtggcagcacctccaccagcggGCGGCGAGGCGCCACAGTGGGACGCAATCACTAAGGACTCCCCGTCTGTCACAAACTATCCAGtgacgctggtgctgctcgctCCACACACGGGTCGACGGCATCAACTCCGCGTGCACTGCCGCGCCATCGGCTTCCCTATTGTTGGGGACACGTTGTACTGCACTGACCTACCATGGTGCGCCGCCTTGCCGTTAGGGCCACCTACATCCACATGGGTGACCGCCGGCGTTCGGCGCATGTACCTGCACGCAtggcgcctgctgctgcccggcACGGTGACGCCCCGCCTCGGTGAAACTGAACGGGTGGTGCTGAAGAAAAAGCGACGTCGCGAGATCTTGGGGCTATCGGAGCAATGCGATACCTCCTCATCTGCGAGTCGCTGCGAGTGGACCGAGTTTGTGGCCTCGGTGGACTTTACCGGACTGGATCTGGAGGAGTCAGAAGAACGAGAGATGTAAGTGGTGCACCACTTGAGCCCCACAAAGACCTGCACGCGTTTTTTAGGAGTTACGCTGCGAAAGACAAAGAGGAGAGCGTGCACTGCTGTGTGGGATTCGCATTGATGAAGCAGGGGCTCAGTGGTGCGTGCCACTCACGCTGGTGGCCGTTCAAGGCGGAATGTGGTGCCTGGTGAGACCTGTATGACTCACTTGGCGCCAATGTAAACTGCGCGCTTTGCCCCGGCGGCGAGCACTGCGGCGCCATGCAGTCGCCAGACCCAGTCTTGCGACTGGTGCCAAGCTTGCTCTTTCCTTCACGCATCAGTTACCTTCTCCTCGTACAAGAATAATAATTAAAAAACAAATTGACTTCTCTTTGCGTGTACCCCAGCGTCTGCACCGGCAGGGCGCACACCCGTATCCTTGAAAGcccgcacacccgcacaccaTAGAAGCACATTCCCTCACAGAGCACTGTTGCACGTTGCCTCACACACTTTTCTCTTCCCGTACGTGGCACTGGCGCGCCAACACACGTGACTACACAGGCACATGCCCGCACGTAGTCGTACTCAAGCGTAGCCTTTCGCCGCTTCCCCTCTTGTCTTGCTCCTCCTCAAAGTTGCGACGCCGTTGATCTCTCTCTTTCGTACGCCTATTCGCTTGTCCACCACTCCGTCACTGTCGCCCTCGCAGTTTGTGCGGTACTggagtctctctctcgttggcCATCTATTGGAgtgagcacctgcagcaccgactatgagcgtcgccgtcgctgtgtAGGCATGCTACATGAAGTGTACGCTCCTCGCACCGTGGCGGATGTGGCTTGGAGTCGGCAGAAGACTGTGACACTGTCCACTGTAATCCAGCAGGCACGCGGCAGAGGCAAGACTTTGCCgagtgcagcaccgcacatTGTCCTCCTCTACGGACCTCCCGGCTGCGGCAAGCTTGAAACCTTAAAGGTACTCCTGCGCGAGGATGCCACACTGGTGGAAGCTCCCGTGCCCACGGCCCACAGCACGTCTCGTGTCGGCCCAGGCGCAACATCGCAGTGGGCTCAGTGCTATAGCACGTCCTTTCACATCTTTCACACGTGCGAGGCCACCGTGCCTGCTTATGCGCAGTACTTGCATAGCGTTGTTTCCTACTGTCGAGGCCAGCTGGGTGGcggcgagctgcagctgccgtctCTCACCGAATCACCGGCAAGCTGCGtgagcagcagaggcagcagcagctccgcggaTAGCCGCGCAGGCGTCATGGGAGGAAGTGCAGGCTCGACAGAGTTGCCGACAAATCATGCGCACATCATCAAGTTCTACGGTGAGCCCGCCTCCCACGCGCTGCATCGCTGTACGCTCTTGTTCCTCAGAGAGTACGAGGAACTGCGCGCCACTGCACAGCACGAAGAGCAGGAACAGGGGCCATTCCTTCCCTCCGACACACGTGTGGGCAGACGAGAGTGTCTGATGCAGCATCTTCGCCGTAACCTCATCTTTTTCCTTCACACcacacacgacacacacaacgaTAAGCTCGACCTGAACACATCCTTCCCGTCCACGCTTCTCCAAAGCCCCACGGTGGAGCTGTTTCATTGTACACCGATAACGGAGATTAACTTGCGTAAGCGACTGCAGAGCATTTTGGGTCTCGAGGTACAGCGGCAtgcgcagaagcggcggtggGCAGCGAACACGGCCGCGATGGGCTGTTTTGCGAATTCTCtgccatcatcatcatctaCCGCGCCACCGTCTGCGTCTCCCACGCGCGCTCGGCGTACCGCAAAGGCGAAGCGGAAGGTGCCCACACCCAcatctgcggctgcgactgctTGCACTACATCCCCGAGTGTTGATCTCATGGACCCAGAGACGTTGAACGCCATCGTGGCGGGGAGCCAGGGCGACATCCGCCAAGCCCTCCTGCAAGTACAGTGGTCGTGCCTAATACCTGCGTCGAACTCGCAAGCCCCGGCAGCACACCAGAGCGGTGAGTCGGTCGAAGGAGCATGGGCCCAGGCAGCGCAAGCTGCCGCGACGATCTGGGTGAGACTGGAGAAACAGCGATTGGCGGCCCGCCAGGGTGTTgcggcagccggcgccggcgctgctgacgccCGCGTGCTCTCGCTGAGTGGTACCACGGGCGTCGGACGGAGCGTCTACGCTTCGCACTCGACTCCGTGTGTATCTGCCGCTACACCTGCTTTGAGAGCATCCGGAGTAGCGCACCGCGAAGGCAAGGATGAAGAAGGCGAGATCGACAGCGAGCGTGAGAGTGACGTTGTAGAGGAGGTAAGCTCGAAGGACTCGGGCGAGAGGGTTCAAATATTTTCTTCCTCCGAAGCCACCAGCTTTCCTGCGTCACCGACATCCCGGAATGGCGACAACAAAACACACGCCAAGGTAGGCGATGCAGCCTCCCGCAAACGGCCCCGCcagtcgtcgtcgccgcccgcTATGAACATGCTTTCACTGCTTGATTCCCAGATGGAGCCCATGCAGGCAATGGCCGATGTGGATGCCCAAAGAAGACGCGGCACAAAAAGCAGACAGGGCCGCGTtgcgcagcgaggcgcgGCTCCCCCGGCGACTGAGTCGCAGCAACGCACCGTCCTTCCGATGACGAGGGACGAGTACCTCGGCCTCTCTCACGCCATCGGCCGGTTGCTCACACAGAAGTACTGCATCGATGAGGTGCTGGGCACATTAAATGTGCCACCGCGCAAGATACTGGACTACCTGACGAACAACCAAATTCGCTACTTTGGCGATGATCAACTGCCTCAGTACGCACGCTGCATCGACGCCGCGAGTGACGCGGACGCGTTGCGGGCCTCGGAGCTGAGTGGTAGCTTCGCTGGCATGCCaaacgccgctgcgctgcgtgagCGCCGTCAGCTGGCCGaccgcaccaccgctggcGAGAGCCTTGGCAACACGGGGCGATTAGTGGAGTCTATTGCGCTTCAGCTATGTCACCTCACGTACCGCGTGATTCAGACGGAGGTGCGCCCGCCACCAGGCTTCGTCGCGCAGGAGCCGCCGCCATACCTTCGTCTGGCTTACCCGCGCCTCCGCGACATTTGTCATGGCGCGATGTCCTATTCGATgcgcagaggggaggggggcgccgAAGCAGATTCCGCTGCCTACCTTAGTGAGCGGGAGTGGGTCCAGCTGGCACTCGCGCGGCTCGAGAGTGTGCCTGCAGTGAGCGCCCGCGAATCTTCTGCAAGCTACCGGAGCGACAGTAACCGACGACACCGTTTTgacgccggtgctggcggcggctcATCGTCACATGCGACGCTCACACCACGTATCCAGACGGACGAGGTGGACGTTTTGCGTGAGGGGTTGCCTGACCTGCTGTaccggtgcggcagcaccgaGGCTGTGCTGCTCGACTACTACGCCTTAGCTCCTTATATTCTGCTCACCGTGAaccctctgctgccgccgcagtcggCACATGCGGAGCGCGTCCCGGCCTCCGCGGCGttggcgtcgctgtcgcggGCGTGTGAAGGGGCAGAcacgacggcgcagagccCTGGCATGCGCATTGCGCCAGACGCACCATCCCTGCCATCATCCTCATCCGGCACATCTACAGCGCCTACCGCGGCACCCCGTCGTACGGTATTTCGATTCGCATCGTCGTCCTTGTcagcgtcggcgccggcaaTGGTGGTGCCCTCTACTCACTCTGTGCACACGAGACCGTGCCTGCGCCCCTGCACGCCCTTGCAGGTGGCGATTCTGCAGCGTGGCCGCAACCCTGCCACGGCTCAGCTCCGAAGCGACCTTTTTGTGTTGTCCACAGACGGCTTTGGCGACagggccgccggcgctgcgacGGAGAGCGGTGCGGAGCGCCCGCTAATCCCACACGGGGACGAGATCGAAGACATCGACGAGGACTAGGCCGCACCGGTGGGATCATCttggtgaggaggggggatgaAAGTCAGGGTGCGCCACTGTGGCTGTGCAGGTATGTGCCGGCCAAACAAATTGGAGCGAGCGCATCACCAGTCCACGATACACGACACACGCATGGGTGGAGTGCGAGGGATACTCACGTGAAACACGTCTTTTCCACTTCTCTTCGACCTGGGCGATGGCCATGATGTTGAtgtggtgggggaggggtgctgctgctccgccgttCTCCTCTAGTTCCATGAAGTTGTGTAGCCGGAGGTCGCTCAGCAATATCAAGGTGCGTTTATCCATCGTTTTCGGCGAAACTTCTGAACAGGTGGAGGAATGCACACCTAGCGACGTTCCACAATTGGACCGGTTCTCAGTTGCTTGCCTGGCGAGCACGTAGtcgaagaaaaagggaagggtgggggaagggacCGTGAAGGGCCTCATGTTGTCCTCAACACATGCGCAAGACTGCTTCCTCTCGAGGGTTTCTTTGGCATCTATGACGATGTGCCTCTTGCGAGGCCGCACTTTCAGCTCAACCTCCACTAATAGCGGAGTATAGTGCGCCTCTGTGCGGGCGTGGCTGTCTgtgggcggtgtgtgtgggggggcGGGGCTGGGAAGGCATGCcccttcgccccccccccgttcTTCCACcgggccgctgcggcggcattCCTGTCTTCCTCCCTGGGTGTCTaccttctccttctctttctaTTTCGTCTTGCTTTCACTGCGCCCAACGGaccgacacacgcgcactgaCGCCCTTGCCGACGGCACCCGTCGACCACAACGCGAAACTGCTTCAAACGAGTCTGCTCCTCACCGCCTTCTTTTGATGCATGAAAGCACGCCCACCTACAGAGCTTCCCATATCTCCTCCTTGTCTCTCCAAGGCAGTGCATCGCcactccccccttctctctctctcccaagaacgcacgcacgcataccGAGCCACCTTAGTCTCGAATTCGCGCCTTTGTTGTCGTGGCAGTCACGCATCTCTGCATCCCTCTTGGCCCCTTCCCGTGTTGTGTTgtgttgcgtgtgtgtgtgtgtgtgggtcgccgccgccggtcaTACACATCCCTTCCTCACGGGGATTCGCGGGCGAAGCGACTATTTTCTGTCCCTGCTGCGCGAGTACCTGTGTATGTCTCTCTCTGATCTCCCCCGCCGCTCTCCCTGTGCTCAGAGGGTTTGACTCGCTGCAGCCCTTTGCCCGCTCTTTTCTGCTCATCTTTGGGAGTagcgtttttcttttcgtggCAGCGGCTACGCGCGGCTCACACTGACAGCAAACCCTGCGAGAAACGAATGGCCTCTCCAGAGTCGCTGCAGACCGTTCTGCCGAGCGAGGAGAAGTACCCCTCGGTGCATCTGCTCCTTCTCATCACGGGCAGTGTCGCAGCAGTCAAGACAGGGCTGCTGTTGGATCAGCTCTCGACAGAGCGGTGCAACATCCGCATTGCCGCTACGAAGGCTGCCTTTCACTTTCTCCGTCGCGCACAGCCGTCCAAGACGGGCATCCCGTTTCAGAGCATCATCACGGATGAGCAGGAGTGGAGTGAGTGGAAGGCGATGAACGACGCCGTGGTGCACATTGAGCTGCGCCGATGGGCAGACCTCGTTGTGATTGCCCCACTCAACGCGAATACGCTCGCCAAGGTGGCGACAGGGCTGTGCGACAACTTGGTCTCGAGTGTCATGCGGGCGTGGGAGGTGAGGCAGAAGCCGGTGATCCTGTGCCCGGCCATGAACACCGCCATGTGGATGCACCCCATcacggcgaagcagctgAATCAGCTGGCGGAGTGGTACTGCGAACCAGATCCGCGAAGCTGCACATCGTGCAGTAAAATTGTCAACACCAGCTTTCCGGTTGGTGACAGCTGCGCGTCGCCTTCGAGGACGGTTGTGAAGGAAAGCGCGGAGCcaaacgagagagaggccgATGATaacgccacggcggcgatAAGCGCTTCCTCTTCGTCGGCTGCGGTAACTTCctgcgccgttgctgctgccactgctacTGCGCGTGCCCCTCCGCTCCCTGTCACACTGCGTGAATCGATGTACCAGGTTATTGGTCCCGAGACCAAGCGCCTGGCATGTGGCGACATCGGGATGGGCGGCATGGCTAGCGTCGAGGAGATCGCACTGTACATTCGCCACACAATGAAGCTGATTCGAGATGAGAAGCGGCGTTGCTTTCAAGAGGCGTGGGAGCGGCGCGAGGCGGAAGCTGGAGGCACGCAGCCTGTGGAGCATCCTCCTCAGGAGACGCACTAGTCCCGGAGGCAGTCTCCTCCCACGGTATgtgtgacggcggcgcgagTCGCATTGGTAGAGCGCCGTCGCAGACGAAGGTGAAGGGGCAAGGTACCGGCAAAGCAGTCGAAGGCCAGCGGCCAGCGAGGAAGGCCAGAGCCTAGCGCAGAGCCAGCACAGGTGCGgtccctttccccctccctcccccctcacacacctCCCGCCTTCTCCACACCCTCGCTCCTCACCGTCTTCTTAGACTCTGCCGTGTATCGTCTTGTGATTCATGATGCCTTTGCGTGTTGTGTAGAATccttcaccgccgcggctgtgTCTCTCTTCCGCTCGTCGTTCTTCTCACCTGCATCACCACGCCATCGTCTGAGcgtgggaggaggaaaacTTACGCACCCTTGTGGAGCTCCACCCCCGTATGTGGGCGTGCCTCTGTGTCTTTGCGGAAACGCTTCGCTATGGCGCGGCTTGGCTGCTTTCGTGCGTCCCTCTAAGGagtgcgcggcggccgcttTTCGCTGCAGGGGCTGCAATACCCGAGTACCGCAGCCGATGCGGCTTCCGTCGCGTTTCGCTCAGTGCCATGCGAACGGCGGTGTTCCATGTTTctgcctgtctctctctcttccctttgAAAGTCATCGCTCGTCTCCCCTTCTTTTCGAAAATAAATAAATCTGTAGGCATTCGAGGCGCGACGCGCACGCAAAGACGCGCGCAgatttctttgttttctttttttacAACTCCGGCCAGCCCAGCCCTTtacacacgcccacacacacacacacggagctTTCGCGTCGCAGAACTAGAGACGGCGCATCGCGACACTCTGCGTCGTTCGGGTGTGCGCGCCTATGTGTTGTCGGTTGCCTCGTGGTTCTCGCCTTTTCCCCGTACGACTTGCGAACGTAGACACAGACGTTCAGTGCACACAAAGCAGAAAGACGGAAAAGGCTGTAGAGGGGGATGGCGTCTTCTTCCACAACCGACGGCCACAGCGCTGTTGCCGGCACAGTGGAAACCCCGGCTTCGGTCTGTGGCAGCCGCGAAACCGTTGCCGCGTCACCGACAGCGCTGCGCAAACTAGGGAGTACAAAGAAGCAAAGAACGGAGAGAGCGTTCTTGTTCGACCGCTACCCAAGCCGAAAGATagcgctgcggctggcaTATCACGGTCACGTGCACGACGGCCTTGCAAAGCAGAAGGAGACAGACAACACAGTGGAGGGACTCGTGTGCGATGCGTTGCGACGGCTTCGCCTCATCCCGGAGGACGGGCCGCACAACTTTGGGCGGTGCGGTCGCACGGATAAGGGTGTCAGTGCCCTCGGCAACGCCTTATCACTTACCGCTCGCGCGTCGTGCACTGCAGATgcggagccgcagctgccgccactgGACTACTGCAGCATGCTCAACAACGTCCTGCCCTCGACGATTCGCATTGTTGGCTGTGCATTGGTCGATGACGCCTTCGACGCACGCTTTTCCTGCGTCCATCGCACCTACCGCTACTACTTTTTCCACCGCGGGCTGAACCTGGCAGCAATGCAGGAGGCtgccgccttcttcctcgGGACGCATAACTTCCGCAACTTCTGCAAGATGGATGTTGTGAATGTGAGCAACTTTGTGCGCACGGTGTTCTCGGTCGGCCTGTACCCGAGCGAGGAGCTGCCGGAGCTGATTTCCTACCTTGAGATCCGAGCTAACTCGTTCTTGTACCACCAGATTCGTTGCACCATGGAGGTGCTGTTTCTCGTGGGCCGCGGGCTCGAGGCCCCTAGCGTGGTCCAGACGTTGCTAGAGTTAGGTGACTGCAAGCCAACGTACCCCCTGGCAGACGGTACGCCGCTGGTACTGTGGGACTGCGGCTTCGACAATGTTCAGTGGGAGATGTCCCACTGCGCGTTTCATGCGATGGAGCAGGAACTGCAAGACATCAGCACCGCGCTTCTGATCCGCGCCACATCAGCCGCCGCTATGCGATCTCAGTTGTTCCGCTGGTACACCGGTACCGCAGACGTGTTTCGCAAGGACGCGTTGGAGAAAAGAGTTGCATCAGGCGAGGGCCACTCGCGCGCTGTTGTTCGGCGAGATCCCGAGCTGCGGCGTTTGGATGGGTGGTCCATCACGGGGTGCGACTGGACAGACCCGGGTACCGCCGGCCAGATGAAGGCGCGCAAGCGCGACCTGCTCTACTACCTGCGTACAGAAGCCAACAAAGGGCAGCCCCTCTCGACGACGACTAGCTGCGAGGAAAAGATTTCTCAGACCGAAGAAACCACTGCCAGCGCCCCGCTGCCTCCGACGAACTACGTGCCTCTCTTGCAGCGTGAGACAGAGCGCACCtatgaggaggaggtgcgggaGTTGAGCGGCAAGAAGCGTGCGCGCTACGAAGTGAatgaggcgaagaaggcggccgctgctgcggcgcataaggaggcggtgggcgaGGACTAATATCCTGACACGGACA harbors:
- a CDS encoding putative pseudouridine synthase A-like protein is translated as MASSSTTDGHSAVAGTVETPASVCGSRETVAASPTALRKLGSTKKQRTERAFLFDRYPSRKIALRLAYHGHVHDGLAKQKETDNTVEGLVCDALRRLRLIPEDGPHNFGRCGRTDKGVSALGNALSLTARASCTADAEPQLPPLDYCSMLNNVLPSTIRIVGCALVDDAFDARFSCVHRTYRYYFFHRGLNLAAMQEAAAFFLGTHNFRNFCKMDVVNVSNFVRTVFSVGLYPSEELPELISYLEIRANSFLYHQIRCTMEVLFLVGRGLEAPSVVQTLLELGDCKPTYPLADGTPLVLWDCGFDNVQWEMSHCAFHAMEQELQDISTALLIRATSAAAMRSQLFRWYTGTADVFRKDALEKRVASGEGHSRAVVRRDPELRRLDGWSITGCDWTDPGTAGQMKARKRDLLYYLRTEANKGQPLSTTTSCEEKISQTEETTASAPLPPTNYVPLLQRETERTYEEEVRELSGKKRARYEVNEAKKAAAAAAHKEAVGED